One segment of Urocitellus parryii isolate mUroPar1 chromosome 5, mUroPar1.hap1, whole genome shotgun sequence DNA contains the following:
- the Ccer1 gene encoding coiled-coil domain-containing glutamate-rich protein 1, with product MTQTLYNKEDPLNLGGGWSSSAPLHTWSSCHGRRRGAPIYKRRYRYGPKAEYEPPRKKPKQHYGPGPWFQPPRRPCWAVYSNWGRCGGPWCPPPAGFRKPPYQMHMIRVYGLHPLCPCCCSCWRGPWNPGWERPPGRKKRWGRRGRGLRRHPRRSSPKSPPAEASTLLRPVNLYGWRAPGMRAPRNTTQFIMNQIYEDMRQQEKMKRQQEALRVQQAQAEGLASPAGSTGNDAPPSGGEEDLELQETLYSFMQNPSLVFSPAPEEEKQSPNTQLVEEEEEEKIEDEEKTEDEEECDEELCDGKEEEGSEEEEEEEEVENGETEEEVDEEEVDEAEQGEEDEEEGMEEEGLEEEEQREDENHLPLEMPLSILVGEEEERKNFIDYTYLSTEQIIPKVPQEALFTVQDINH from the coding sequence ATGACCCAGACCCTCTACAACAAGGAGGACCCTCTTAATCTGGGCGGCGGCTGGTCATCCTCTGCCCCCTTACACACCTGGTCATCCTGCCATGGAAGGCGCCGAGGCGCTCCGATTTACAAGCGGCGGTACCGCTATGGCCCCAAGGCCGAGTATGAGCCTCCCAGGAAAAAGCCCAAGCAGCACTACGGTCCAGGCCCGTGGTTCCAACCTCCCCGACGGCCCTGTTGGGCCGTGTACTCCAACTGGGGGCGTTGCGGAGGGCCCTGGTGCCCACCTCCCGCAGGATTCCGGAAGCCCCCCTACCAGATGCACATGATCCGGGTGTATGGTCTGCACCCACTCTGCCCTTGCTGCTGCTCTTGCTGGCGTGGGCCCTGGAATCCAGGCTGGGAAAGGCCTCCAGGCAGGAAGAAGCGCTGGGGCCGCAGAGGCCGCGGCCTACGCCGCCACCCTCGCCGCTCCTCCCCAAAGAGCCCGCCGGCCGAAGCGAGCACTTTGCTGCGGCCTGTCAACCTGTATGGGTGGCGCGCGCCAGGTATGAGAGCGCCACGGAACACCACCCAGTTCATTATGAACCAGATCTACGAGGACATGCGGCAGCAAGAGAAGATGAAGCGCCAGCAGGAGGCGCTACGAGTGCAGCAAGCCCAGGCTGAAGGCTTGGCGTCCCCGGCCGGCTCCACCGGAAATGACGCGCCCCCTAGCGGCGGTGAGGAGGACTTGGAGCTGCAGGAAACTTTGTATAGCTTCATGCAGAATCCCTCTCTAGTCTTCAGTCCTGCCCCAGAGGAGGAAAAGCAGTCTCCCAACACGCAGctggtggaggaagaggaagaggaaaaaattgaggatgaggagaaaactgaggatgAGGAGGAGTGTGACGAGGAGCTGTGTgatggaaaggaggaggagggtagtgaagaggaggaagaggaagaggaggtggagaatGGAGAGACAGAAGAAGAGGTGGATGAGGAGGAGGTGGATGAGGCTGAACAAGgagaggaggatgaagaggagggaATGGAAGaggagggcctggaggaggaagaacaGAGAGAGGATGAAAATCACTTGCCTCTGGAAATGCCTTTGTCAATCCTAgtaggggaagaagaagagagaaagaattttatagaCTATACTTATTTAAGCACAGAACAGATTATTCCCAAAGTGCCACAGGAAGCTCTCTTCACGGTACAAGACATTAACCACTAG